The DNA region GAGATTGGACGCCCGCCTCCTAAAACCTCGCTACTTGTCGTTCGGCGTTGACTGTCCGCCCGTCTGTCAGTCACGGCAGGCGCGACGCTGGGGCCGGTTCGCGTCGTTCAGGACTCGCAGCGGGCGATGAAGTTCTCGAACACCTCCTGGCCGCGCTCGGTGTGGGCGACCTCGGGGTGCCACTGGACGCCGTAGAGTTCTTGGTCGGCGTCGCTCATCGCCTCGATGCCGCAGACGTCGCTCGTCGCGGTGTGGGTGAAACCGTCGGGCAGTTCCTTCACCTCGTCGGCGTGGCTCGCCCAGACGCGGGTCCGGGGCGCGAGCGAACCGACGAGCGGGTCCTCGTCGTCGAGTACTTCGACGGTGACGTCGGCGTAGCCGCCGTAGTCGCCCGACCCGACGCGCCCGCCGAGTTCGGTCGCCATCACCTGCATGCCGAGACAGATGCCGAGCACCGGAACGTCGAGGTCGAGATACTCCGCGGAGCGCCCTGCGCGGTCGGCGTCGGGGCCGCCCGAGAGGACGACACCGTCGGCGTCTACCTCCTCGGGCGGCGTCTCGTTGTCGACGATATCGGCGTCGACGCCGGCGTCGCGCAATGCCCGCTGCTCCAGATGTGTGAACTGCCCGTGGTTGTCGATGACGACGACTCTGGTCATGGCGGAGATTGGACCGACGAGCCTAAAAACGAATCGGAGTCGGGTCGAAGTGATCACGTTCGTGCATTCTTCGATGGCGACACGTTCTTGTCGATTGATAAAAGCGTCGGGCTATGAAG from Haloprofundus halobius includes:
- a CDS encoding GMP synthase subunit A, producing MTRVVVIDNHGQFTHLEQRALRDAGVDADIVDNETPPEEVDADGVVLSGGPDADRAGRSAEYLDLDVPVLGICLGMQVMATELGGRVGSGDYGGYADVTVEVLDDEDPLVGSLAPRTRVWASHADEVKELPDGFTHTATSDVCGIEAMSDADQELYGVQWHPEVAHTERGQEVFENFIARCES